TGGAAAATAATGTTTATGGATGGAAATTTCGACTTATTCAACAAAATTCGGACAAAACAATCTTTAACCGAAAAAGAACGGATTTAAGGCTTGATTGACATGGGTTTTTGCATATTTGTGTTGTTTATGGTATCTAGGTACTGAATATAAGGATCTATCACTTCTGGAAGTGCAAAAGTTGCTTGAAAACGCATGAACCGCTAGGTATAATTTGCGAAAACCGAATCTAGGATATACAGAATTGTTTATAGCATAACTTGGTCCGTGGGTATTCAATGAATTTGAAATTTTGCAAGCTGATCATATATGGTGAAAATAAGAGTCGATTAAAATTGTAAAATTTTCTGAATTTTGGTGAATTTTTAACTGTTTTAAAGGAATAATTTTAGATAAAATACTAAAAGAGCtcaataaatcaccaaaaattgCAGGGATGTTGAGTCTAATGGAGAACATCCTGGAAAATTTTGGGGATCATTAACTGAGTTTTACTTGGGTGTCAAAAATCGCGTTGTCATGAAGTTTCAGTAGCCGGGAACGCGGTACAACGAATTCAGAAAATTCTCAAAATTTTCCAGGAAGTTCCTGGTCATATTGGCACACTTCTATGAGTTTTTGGGAATATTTGGAAGTAAGATAATATTGGGCGCAAATTATTAGGTTAAAATACAGTTTTTCgtgattttattaaaattaataaattaattttaTAAATTCTGAAAATATTTTTCCAGAATTCTATATATTTTATCAACTTATataaaaattttcagaattttacATTGAGTAATAATGTTTTTGAATTAAAAAtcttattattttatacaaaactggCAACTGTAAACGCATAAAGAACCTGCCGGAACCGCGAACTGACCAAAGACTAAACTGGCAATAAATGGAACACCAGTCATTCTAGATTGTTCCAGGGCAAAATGGGTACTTGGGGTACGTTACACGCCAGTTCGGGCGATTCCCCGACGGCGAAAACGGAAACTTAAAATTGGGCAACCTGGGATCCCCAAACAACCGAACTCCCTTAATAGCAAGTTAATCATTTCTAATGGACAACCCATTAGTACATTCGATATGATCATACTACTTTCTAAACATCTAAAACAAACGACTTTGCTCGGCACGCAAAACAGTGCCCGGAAGCCAAATTGTAATCTGAAACTAAGATAATACCCACAGCTCTACTGTTATGCTATAGGTCGATTCTCAGATGATTATTCTCATCTGAACTCCAGTTATTTCAATTACCAATTTGAAAAACTATATTCGGTAATTAACCAAAAACGAACCGATATCAGGAAGGAAGTGTCAGAGCCTTAATACATACATCTCTTGCGATTGTGGTGCTTATATACTAAGTGAGTTTTCACTACCCCGCTTTCAAACTATTTTACTGTTTTACTTGGGGTGAAATGCACGTTACATACGTACATACTTGCACATACATACATGTTGTGATGTGAATTATCTGAGTTATACTAATACATGAAAACTCCCCACAAACACGAGTGATCAACGAGAGCTGATGGATGTGTGAATAGTACTATTGGTCTGACAAACCCAATTGAGCTAGCACGAATGCCATGGGTTCTACTGTAATCACACATGTCCATGCACTCTTTGTGAGCACGCTATGTAGTTTTAGACATAGCTACTTGGTGTGGAAAAGTGTTGAGGTGTCGGATGTGGGACACGACACTTGTGAAGAGTCAAGGTTTCACTTGTGGGCTCAGTATAATATTCAATCAAATGTGCAAAACAATCTGTTCAAACTTATTTCTGGAACAAACAAAAACAGTGAAACTCGCCAACTATTTGTAGTTGACCTTTTCCAAACTTAACATGCTTTTCAGGTGACTTGAGATTTGTGTGATACTTCTGTTTGCTATTACAAGAACTGCTCTATAACTGAATACATGTATAAAAGCATACGGATTAGAATATTAACGTGATCTGCAAGAACGTAAGTTGACTGCATACTTGTAGCATGGAATCAGCAATGTAAATTGATGTACCTTTGGAATACAATATAGTATCTTTGTAAATAACGTATCTATGCCATGTGTTTGTTGCTCCCCGCGTGCGCTTCCGCTGCGAGTCGGGGTGCGACAGGAGACTCCCCAAACCCTAGGCCCAACTAACCCAAAAAGCCCAAATACAACCATAAACCCACATTTCCTACTAATCCAACTTGCTACTTATCTATAAACCTTCAAGGGCCCAacagaagtggaaatgaaggattgATGAATAGATTATTCATTTCCTAGTGGATATTTCTTGAGAAGCGGAAAATGAACGGGTTATTCATTTTCTCAGTGGATATTtcgtcagaagtggaaatgaaggattgACGAATAGATTATTCATTTCCCAGTGGATATTTCTTGAGAAGCGGAAATGAATGGGTTATTCATTTCCTCAATGATTACTtcgtcagaagtggaaatgaaagATTGATGAATAGATTATTCATTTCCCAGtggatatttcttcagaagcgGAAATGAATGGGTTATTCATTTCCTCAGTGGATACTTCGTCAGAAGTGGAAAAGAGTATAGATGGTTTTGGATCTTTGTTTAAGATAACACATATGGGTCTAGGATAACATAAAATCTTCAAGTGATTCGAATAACGTCTGATGAATAACataataagaacacttatatataggaagtaccagcagcgtatccaccatgttcttattgcATCATACCCGTCCCGTTACCTAATCCCTCTATATTTTATGATACTATACTTAACAAGGCTTACTATGATTTCCATGCATCGAACCTCAtaattatgtgtgcacccacaattaTTCGTTTCATCGCATGGTCCACGTAGCTCATTTTGTTAATTGGGGAAACAAATAATAAGGTCAAAGTAACAGCTAAATCAAATAACACAACATCTATTGAACCAAAACGTGTTTCATACTGGCAATGATAGCACTACTTGTTTTGCATTCAGCAAAATCAGTAGCAGGTATTTCATTCTAGTACAAATGTTAATATATATTTCACACTAACCAAACTGGTAGTATGCATCTTATACTAAGCACGGGTTGTCATACGTGTTTTGCATAGAAACAAGCTCATAGTATTTGTAGAGATCGTGTTGCAGAGATTGTCTGAGTGCACTAGCGTGCCATCACAATATGCTAAACTACGAGATTTAGTTCATAAAAGAATAGAATCTTTGAAGTCGGTGTGTAGTTGTATATTACACATAGTGTAATCACATTGAAATTTGTAAATGGAATACGAATAACAAGAATGAAGAAAACTTCTTGAAATTTATATTGTCCTTAAAAATATAATAGAGAGATGTTCATTGTTTTTTGGATGaaaaaagaaaatgtaaaggttcaaatgatcataagTGCTTGATCATCAGCTTGAGCCTCATTAACATTGAACATTTGTCCATGAGCTAAGTCAGTATTAGCAAGCTTAGGGCAGTTTTGCTTGAAATGATTTAGATCACAATTGAAACATGCTCCAGCTGGGTATCAAGGGCGAGTTTGAGTAGGGGTAGCttgattttggttttggttttggttgcGACACGTCGCAGCTAGATGGCCTAGTAGACCACATATTGTACATTGGCGGCATGGAGAATTAGCTTGGTGATGATAGATGCAACGATTGCACAAAGGTTGTTTTCCACGGTAAAATCCCCTAACAGGTACTGAGTTTAGTGAAATTGGTGCAGCAATCGTGAAATTCTTTGAAGCTTTACGCTTCTTTGACGTTTTAGAAGGCTTGGTTTTTGTTTTCTTTGATGCCTCAAGAGTAGTCTTATCATCAAGACTAGTTATGGTTACAGCTAATTCAAGGGTCCCACTGAGTATTACGCCATTTTTTTGGGCGATTAGAGCCACCATTTCAGCATCTCGGGTAGTGTCGCGACGAGGAGGCATCTTTTTGAAGAAATAGTTACTAGTGAAAATGAACAAGTGAGTTCCAGAGAAAGCCATAAGAATGAAATGCCgaagtgaaaaaaaaaattcggACTTGGTATTTGTTCAAAAATCTTGTTCTTGGATTTAGAAAGAAATAGTGTTGTGGGTTTTGTTTTGAAATAAGAAATGCTTGAAAATAATCTTTTGTAATATTTTTAGATGAGAAAAATACAAACCAAGTTAATGGTTCGTGTTATAAATTCTTTAAcatttaaaaatttatttttatgataaaatatttttaattgaatttttaaaataaagaaattatgtatatattaaaaaattaaaattctCATCCAAATGATAAAGAATTTTGTATTAGGAAAGAGAGAAGATAATGTTTGAAAATGAAATAAGATTACAAAGTGtcgtgaaatgaaatgaaatttgtttTGAGAGTTTTGAATAAAAACATATTACCGAAGGTAATATGATGGAGTAGGGTtataaaagttgtagtgtttagAAATTGTTCGACTAATCAAGGTAGATGGGTTTTCATAATGTTTCGAGAAGACATGCTTTAGCTtgtaagtggacactcaccccaagagttcccaagtaagagtgactggtccaataatgtggatttgtacgaatactctagccttagatagaaaaTTCGGGGTATAGGCATCCACCCTTCTAGATtacatgtgttcacattattaaaacccaagagttTGATGGAAATGTTTGAGAAAGACATTTTGAGAAACACCTTAAGGTATAAAGCCTAAGGGTTTTAAGATAAATCATCTAAGGTCGGATAATTTGTAAATCATAGAGTAGTTGTAGCAAGAGTGATGAGGATGGAGATTAGGATAGAGATCCTAAGACCACTCATGTTTGGGtccctaggaaggttatagactaggttaaaggcattctaataacctaattccctataaccaatgctctgataccaacctgtaacaccccaatcgcgtaatacaACAACACACGGCTGAAATATCGGGGAGTTAcattacaaattgctcacaacaaCTGGTACTAATTTGTTTCAATAtttttaacattgttttacaatacaaAGAATACATGAAATTGTCTTTTGTTTAAAGAAGTCTAAGGCCCGGATGCGTTCCTATTTGTAGCATGCTTGAATAATCAATAAcctaaaacatatgtgaaaaagaCATCAACAAAGAatgttggcgagtacataggttttgttggcCAAATTAATGGCAAAAGGTTTGGTATTGCAATGCTTTGAAAACTACGGGAGTTGTCATTTGAAAATGGACTCTTTGAAACCAATAATTGGCAAAAAGGTTTAGCATTGCAATACATTATCTTGATTATGAAACTTGTCACAAAAAGAGTTTTATtagaaatccaatcaaggatttaTAATATTACTTTGGATATCCTTCTAAGAAtctaatatattaaaaatagaaatattctacaaggatttggatatTGAGCATTTGAATCAACTACACACATAATCCTAAAGTGATCCGGATAATGCTACAAGGGTAatacaataagaacacttatatataggaagtatcagcggcgtatccaccatgttcttatgaTATTACACTCGTTTCATTATCTAAATCACTactaatcacataaacacataatcatcaaCTTGGTCATCAGCTTGTACACACGCATTAAAGTACAtaaagaatccaatcaaggaaTTCAATTTAGTACTTTAAAAATCCCACAAAAATCTAACTATGACGATAGATAGATACCATAAGGATCCGGTTTGGTCACAGTGAATCATAACATACACATTAAAGTACATAAAGAATCCAAACAAGGACATcaatttagcactttaaacaTCCCACAAGAATCAATCTATAAAGATAGATAGATGCTACAAGGATTtggtgaagaacacgagctggtcggtcagagggtttccaaaagtggaaagaatgacaatgacagggctatttataggcttcccaaagaggaaagagctggccgatcaaccaggcatcccgatcggacagcctgctcgatcggacagtccgtccgatcggctgggctgttcgattggctaggagcctgatcgatcaacaacctgctttgagtgttcggtgcgacgatttctgatatttcgatttcgattgaagacgatacgagtacgatagagtttcctattcaaattacttttaatccccaaccactatatctacatacaagcatctatatttcacactatcctttcgctaccattcatcataattcgatttcgattgagttcgattgagtttcgagtttcgattcgattgatcaccacacataacataaagtaagcacgcacaggtaatacgtaaggcacacacacacgtaatataacaccaaattcgcataattcgagtttcgagttcgagtgatgattcgattagcttgattattgattgattgactttatcgcattgttactttctACTATTCAGAGTCGTAAAGCGTTTTGCGTCGATTaaacgttcgattacttcgattcctttgatttacaacacttactccacataatacaaataataaaacataaaatagactaattacagtcaaagaagtcaaacttgacttggactttgactttgactttgacatttgagaacacggggtgttacatatacCGTTGAattatgaaggttacgtggatcttaaaaatcaacatttgaattctggtgatgaaatctgaaataaaaattaaaattgaaatctggtgatttgttgtttgttttgataattatcttattaataaataaacataatgtggataataaatttaaattaggaaagatgtaacttaattcaattattaaaataatgatttaaatctaattttttatataattaaaatcctacccttaacaactaaaaaggaaatcaatggtccatatctgttcacacagttcactcttgggaggttattcacgctggaaccctaccctatatatatatatatatatatatataaaatgttgatgtggcttggccacgccaGCCCAGCCACGTCCACCATACCCCTACAACTTGGGTTtggttttgttgattttcaaatTTCACGTGTCTAACTCATGCCCCATACCCAACCCTACCATACCCAAGGACTTATACACAATGGGTGATCCCATTTTATTGAACACCTATTTTTCATACTTTCATAGTGATCCATTTTATTTCGCCTCTAGCAGTAAACATACAAACACTACCTTAGGTGAGAATGAAGTGACATCTCCATTTGTTTATCTTCTTCAGCAGAGCAGACCAGGGCTCGCAGCGAAAATCCAGGTTCGTCATTTTCGCACGGCTAATATTGATGTCTGATTTTGGGTAAAATAGTCATGATGTTCTAGTCCACGACAATCATTATATTATGTATGACTCTTTTTAGCATTTACTTTATGATGTTTGAAACTAAATCCTAATTTCTTTCTTCCATGTGAGTTCATGTGTTTCCTGCTAAGTCAAATTGTTTGGATTTTCTCCGGTTATGAGATTCACTTATTCAGAATTAGGGTTATAGCATACAAATGATCAGACAAACAGTTAAATTATGCGATAACTTTGTAGCTCAGGTGCTGGAACTCGAAATCTAGGCATCACTACATTTGATTAGGTTTTTGTTCGTTTCTTTCGTCTTATATGATTTGTGGATGAAGATCATTTAGAAtactaattattgcgagaacaactctaaatcactagaTTTTATGATTTAAAGTTCAACTCCCAGTTTTTCAAATTTTGAGAATAGAGTGGATTTTTAAATATCAAATAATTATCGTTCATCAATCACTGATTCCAACTTCTAGGTCAGGATGTTACTAACTGGATGCTTGTGTTTATATTGTGTGCCATGGTCATCTTTAGGATACAAAATTGTGTATGGTTTGGCCATGGCTGAAGTGCTATGACGTATTAAGCATTAACTCATTCAACCGATTTGACCTGACCCGTTTCAATTTTAGACATTTTCTTAGCATTAAATCCATTTGTTACATCTAGCTCTTTGACCGGTGTGATTGTATAcctttttttctttaaaaatttaACCTGTTTGGCAAATTAGCCCCTTGACCCATTTCATTTGTTAACAGGATCGTTCAGTGTGATATCTGTTCTGTTGATAAGAACGTAAGACAGGTACACATCTTTGTACGACCCAAAGCTGATATCTATGTACTTTATTACTGAAATAGACAAATGAAACTGAAATGATTGATTTTTTAAGCAAAAAACACCATCTTGTAATATGTAATTTCTTTCAATACACTGGTAGTCGAAAGTTATCTTCCCTTTATTACCATGCTGACGCAAGAAATGTGTATTTTTTGGGCAGTTGTTGAGAAGACATGAAGGTTAAGCTTTTGCGTATCCTTACCAAGTTACTTTGTACATTTCaatattgttaatattattatggTTATATTGCCATTACAAATGATGAATGAATTATCTTGCCGTTGTTTGCGCTCTTTCTTAACCAATTGCCTACGAACTTCGGGTGGACCCACAAAACAGAGTATGTTTCATTTCAGATTAGATGTGGCTTCTTTATTATTACGGGTAGGGACTGAAAGTGTTGTGTGTGATGTATAGATGGCATGCGGTAGCTTCATGGACATGGGGTGTTGATGATGAAACATGCGCGATATGTAAGAGGGCTTTTGATGGTTGTTGTGATGCTTGTAAACTCCCTGGTGATGACTGCCCACCAAGTAAGTCCTACCAATCCTACTTCATGTTTGTTGAATGTTCGCAACATGTACGTCTTTTTTGCTAACACAAACAATACCTTTTATTTATTCTACCAAGAGGCGTTTGACCCTATATGAGGTAACAAAATAAGCGAGTGAATAATGGGGGTTCAACTTGTGTGATTTTTAGTGCGGGTCAAAATGGGTCCGGGTTGATCTGCTAACATTTTTTAGCGATACTGCAATTTGGAAAAATAACTATGGCTACAAGAACTATATCTGTATAattatatcaataaaacaaatgatttaaacaataatatgcatgaaaaagaaaaagaaaaagaaaaacaacacTCTTTTGACTCGTTTGATCCGCTGGACTCCTTTTTTTCAAAATATACTGAATTCAGAACATTAGACCCAAATTGACCGCTCCAAATTGTCACCTCTAGGCTCTAGTTCTTATTGGCCCAACAAATAAACTTTTAAACTTAATATGATCATAGAAATATTATCTTGACAAAAATTTGGGGAATAAAGACATTTTTCTACGAGTTCTGACCCATTTTTCTTTtagttttatttatataaaaaaaataaacaaaacccAAGTTGACATGCATGCCAATATCTTGTgattaaaaaatattaataataataataataatcggGGTTAACTAGTTCGATTTACTTGATTAATACAGTATGGGGTGCTTGCAATCACGCGTTCCATCTTCACTGCATTCTGAAATGGGTGCATTCACAGACTCCCCAGGCACACTGTCCTTTGTGCCGTAGAGAATGGCAGTTTAAAGAATGAACTTGGAAGTTATCATATCCTTTAATAATCAAATATATTTAATGTATGCCGACAAACATTGTGATTTGAACTTTGCCTGATTACTACATGAATTCATTGTTGCTAGCTTTTAAATTCATCTGCTATCAATGGTGGGATAAAGCTGTTACATGGGCAACTTTTGATTAAAGTTTCAGTTCTTTTTGTTGGTCTAATTACAGTAGTCATATATATGTGATCAAAACAGGCAAGCAGGAGCAACTTTTTTACCCGTTTGACATGGTACCAATAAAATAAATACCTATAACTGACCCACTTGTTCGCTAATGGATGAGATTTGGAATGTCTACTATTTTCTTTGTAGAGGGTCAAAATGGGTACTCATGGGTGCCCGCTCCCTATATGAATTTATTTAACTATACTAATTTGTTCAAGCATCTATCAAAGTAAAGTACTATTGCTTCCAACATACTAAAGTTGTTCTTTTTAGAAgcgtaaattgccattttagtccttgagattttagtccaaatagtttttctTTCTCCTCTGGATCCCTGAGTTTTctattttcttgccattttgatcacattgcctaactctgTTAAAAACCCTCAGTTTTAACCAAGGgtattgatgtgcgtgaagtgtgttatatttttaggtatatattttaagtcatttttacactttttagccaagttttaaatttataaacacgatattcactaacactaaacacacatatgggcaagtgcacccatcgtagtatagtgttggtaagatactgaggtcgtccaaggacacaagagcttttagtaccggtttatcctcaacgtctaatcaaatcaaaatgttagaaaaaaggtttttaaactagaaaaataaaactaactaaaatgttgaaaaataaaataaaagtaaaaacagatagacaagatgaatcacttggatccgactcgtgtgtagtgtaacctttgattattttcgcacttttgcacttatttaagagattatcttagttattgtagtaggcccctcttttgaaggcgacgttaccctcaacccagtagtttaagtcagcaaggatacaatcctaaagggtcggattattgaaagataattaattaagttattaatgcataatgtggtaggcccctcttttgaaggcgacgttaccctcggctaagtagtctgagtcagcaaggatacagtcctaagtagccgggttaaagtttaatagtagtttaacttatgaggggatcaaataGTTTGGACCCCCgtcatccaataccggtgggtattgaaggagatcctactaaatttgacccaggtcctttgcaggatctatacactgaacaatggcaagactcttaccaaactgttcccttaacccccgaccaggtagctaacatacctccatatagaccgtggagatatgaatggtgaaaatcttttattttatatagacagtaaaataatgccaagacaccacagacaaacgataaggaagaatcaccttcaacataagaaactagtaattaaagtcattaatacaaaaccaattaaaaattaaaaagtgcaaaagattaaaaataaaaagtattacactaaatacttgtcttcactaagtgatgtaagagacttaggcaaacatggcctttgattgtcaagaactcttacgatcaatcttggatcccgagacgactcacacactctatgatggacaatggatgatggtggtggatgatggtgttgtgatggtggtgggtggtgggtgaagtgtgagagaggtggtgtgccaagggatgcctttgaagtgaaccaagcacccctatttatagcctgtacagaagcctggacacggccccgtgtccacccttttctcttccttcattaattgcagtttgtctgcattagttgaccacgccctcgtgtccgctgagcacgaccccgtgtgcagaagcatatctgtattatcaagatttgcctggataaaagtagaaatctagcTGTAATCTTGccggaatttagagaatttggccggaaTCTGCGCATGAACCATCAcatggagaattaaagcgcagtTGCCTTGACTTAAGGCGCAATTACCTCGCCTAGCTAGGAAATTGGGCCTAGGTGCAAGAGCCGAtagcttttaacaactatgattATTAGTATTATAATTATTACGGAAATGCCAAGAATACCCCTGGTTAAAACTGATGTTTTTTAAcggagttaggcaatgtgatcaaaatggcaagaaaatgaaaaactcgGGGACCTagaagagaaaaaaaaactatttggactaaaatgacaatttaggacaaacctcagggactaaaatggcaatttactcttgaTGTCATGATACTTTTGCAGTTATGTTTAAgacaaatataatattttaaaagtCGACCCCGCATCAAGGGCTGGTGGTTGTGAATGGAGGCTGTCAACAGGTAGCAGCCATCGTATTTTCTTGATTTGTAATATCACAAATATTATATTATCACCTCTTAAATCAATGACAACTCTATGAGCGATAATTTAGCACAAGTTTGTTTAGGAGTATTTGAGCATTTGGATGAAGTCATGCAGCTTATTGGATTATGATTTGTCAAAACTTAATGTTTTAAACTACCTGACAATAGACAGAGACAAGAATAGCACTTAGGATCTCATGGCCATACTTATAGTCGAGTCGAGTCTTATCATGTTAGAACAGACCTAACCTAGATTTTGGGAATTTAAACCTTTTACATTGTAAAGTAAAACTTGATCATGGTCTTTGGTGAGATCACCACTTAAGTTGTATATTATGAGAAAATATCCGGTTCACATCTGTTGATGTAGACAGACACCTGCGATGTGCTGGTCAATATTGAGCAGCGAAGCCCGGATATTGCCCAGGGTGTTCATGGTCCCGAGGAAATCAGTGCAGGTGATCAAGGTCACATGTTTGGTTATGCAACCGATGAAACCTCCGAGCTTATGCCCTTAATCCATGTCCTTGCAACCAAGCTTGGTGCTGAGTTAACTCAAGTTAGGAAAAACAAGACCTGCCCTTGGCTCAGACCTGATGGCAAGACCCAAGTGACAGTAGACAACTGTGCAATGTTCCCATACAGGTTCACACCATTCTAATCTCCACCCAACACGATGAAACTATGACTAACGTCGCTTATCTTAAGGAACATGTGATTAAGCCAGTGATCACCTCTCAATACCTTGATGAAAACACTATCTTTCACTTGAACCCATCTGGCCGGTTCGTGATTGGTGGACCCACGGTCTCACCGGTAGAAAGATCATCATTGACACCTATGGTGGTGGTGTGCTCTCTCTTGGAAAGACCCAACCAAAGTGGACAGAAGTGATGCTTATATTGTTagggcatgtgtagtcataaagcccctttgaGAGCGTTATGTGACATGGCACACCATGTCATCACGGGACGGGGCGTTATATCATTAGATGGCGTAGTCATAAAGCCTCCAcctcatcattactcaattattaattttcaatattttataaattaatttcttactttataaaattaaaaaccatttcattaaattaaaaaacattacactaaaattaaaaaaaattacactaaaataaaaaaaaaatcacataaaaaaaattaaaaaacatcactaaaataaaataaaaaactcaaatattatatttttttcgATTCACTCCTTTTGTGCCAATGCCATTTTCAACGCTTTTCCGATTAGGTGGTCGTGCGGTTTGGAGTAGAATTCAAAGTCATAAGCCCATTGTCTATCCCGCATAATCTCGGTCACTTCCCCGTTCTCCTCCATACGTTCACTCCCTAGTTCGTGTATGTCTTGAAGGCGTCGGTTTACCTTCAAAAAAAATGCATTAGTCATGTCAGATGACATCGACGATGACTCGGGCCTTTTCGATCTCGCACTGCTTCTTGCAGCGGCTCTTCCGGCGGGTCGTGGTAGCTCTTGCACCGGCTCTTCATCTGGAATATCATCGGTTACGTCGATGTTTCGGGCGTCGGAGGTCGGCGTTTCGGGTTCACCAGACTCGTTGGTTTTTTATCTCCTTGACGGCCTTTTATTTGCCGACCGACCCGAATGAGTTCCTACGGTAGGGACGTCGG
Above is a window of Helianthus annuus cultivar XRQ/B chromosome 14, HanXRQr2.0-SUNRISE, whole genome shotgun sequence DNA encoding:
- the LOC110869490 gene encoding anaphase-promoting complex subunit 11-like is translated as LPLFALFLNQLPTNFGWTHKTEWHAVASWTWGVDDETCAICKRAFDGCCDACKLPGDDCPPIWGACNHAFHLHCILKWVHSQTPQAHCPLCRREWQFKE